From a single Labrus bergylta chromosome 14, fLabBer1.1, whole genome shotgun sequence genomic region:
- the LOC109996831 gene encoding CAAX prenyl protease 2-like, translating to MLKPEQDLVIMEEENTYTRCWVCVLSCLLLACVYVGSLYVWRSSLPRDHPSVIKRRCASVLLVSALSPAVVKVWIHWADVKVDVSVWELMGVRLEGLVPAALLPLLLTMVFYLGPLVHSAFDNPSSFTGELQSALDVQSWRQCVRDAVWLRNQVVAPVTEELVFRGAMLPMLVPCTGPTAAIFTAPLFFGVAHLHHIIEQRRLHKDSMRVILLISGMQFLYTTVFGAFTAFIFMRTGHVVGPVLCHSFCNSRGLPDIIAALQHPQKSPLLLSYVMGLLLFLVLLFPLTDPFFYGVTPVCSLAPPSSLCLPDPVK from the exons ATGCTAAAACCAGAACAGGACTTAGTAAtaatggaggaggagaacacCTATACAAGATGTTGGGTGTGTGTGCTGAGCTGCCTTCTGCTCGCGTGTGTGTACGTTGGCAGCCTGTACGTCTGGAGAAGCAGCTTACCCAG ggacCATCCTAGTGTGATAAAGCGTCGCTGTGCCAGTGTGCTGCTGGTCTCTGCGCTGTCACCAGCAGTGGTGAAGGTATGGATACACTGGGCCGATGTCAAA GTGGACGTGTCTGTTTGGGAGCTGATGGGGGTTCGTTTGGAAGGTCTGGTTCCTGCAGCTTTATTGCCTTTACTACTCACCATG GTGTTTTATCTTGGTCCTCTGGTTCACTCTGCCTTTGACAACCCCAGCAGCTTCACTGGGGAACTGCAGTCTGCACTTG ATGTTCAGTCATGGAGGCAGTGTGTGAGAGATGCAGTGTGGCTCAGGAACCAGGTGGTGGCACCAGTGACAGAGGAGCTTGTGTTCAGAGGAGCGATGCTGCCCATGCTGGTGCCGTGCACAGGACCCACAGCTGCCATCTTTACTGCTCCTCTCTTTTTTGGTGTGG CTCATTTACACCACATCATAGAACAACGGCGGCTTCACAAGGACAGCATGAGAGTCATCCTCTTGATTTCAG GGATGCAGTTCTTATACACAACTGTGTTTGGTGCCTTTACCGCCTTCATTTTCATGAGAACTG GCCATGTGGTGGGTCCAGTTTTGTGCCATTCGTTTTGTAACAGTCGGGGCCTTCCAGACATCATTGCAGCACTTCAACACCCTCAAAAGTCACCTCTTCTCCTCTCATATGTTATGGGTTTGCTGCTGTTTCTGGTGCTCCTATTCCCGTTGACAGACCCCTTCTTCTATGGTGTCACTCCTGTCTGCAGCCTGGCTCCCCCCTCTAGCCTCTGTCTGCCAGATCCAGTGAAATGA